The Heliangelus exortis chromosome Z, bHelExo1.hap1, whole genome shotgun sequence genomic sequence CTGGGAAGAAACTTCAGCTTCTTTCACAAATGACCTAGGAGGTCCCTTCTGCCTGCTCTGTTGCCCTGCacagggtttgggtttgaagctgctgctgcaaagcttTGTCCTGGATTGGAAATCCTTGCTGGTATACCACTGGCATTCCTGGGTTTGTGGGTATGatcctgctgggttttttgaAGTGCTCAAGCAATTTGCAAGCCTGTACTTGTGTTCAAAGCGATGTGTGTGCTTTTGAAACATCTCTGCTCGAGAGAGGCCAACCTGATCTCTCCTGGGGCATCCTGTTGCTCAGCGAGGAGCACACGGTATccttgctctctgcagctcccttcATGAACTGCACCCGTCCTGGGATAAAcgtgctctgctgctgggtcaGCTCTTTTCAGGCCCTTCCCATCACGGCTGACACCTCATGGTGTCGTTTTCCTGGCGAGGCCCTCAACATATAGATGGTGTTGCCTGCCATGCAGCAGCTGGCGGGGGGGGCAGCAAAGCAGGGGCTGTgcatagcagcagcagcagcagcagcagaaggtgcCTGAGCTGTGGCCCTTGCAGGGGGCAGCTTGCACCAGCCTGCTGTCCCCTAAACGAGGCTGGGTGTCACAGCCATGTCCCAAACCGCGAGCACCGTTCCCTTTCCAGGGCATCCTGCACCCTTGGAGCCTGCCACCCAAAAGAAGGGAGCTGAGGCAGGTCCAGCTTTTCCTCAGCTGTGCCGGCTGCCCCACGGTTGGCAGCTGGCAGGGACCCGTGGTCCCACAGGCGTGaggtggggagggcagaggagggggacCCCTGGAGGGGGGTGCTCGGGTCCTCGGCAGGCACGGCAGTGTCATGCAGTGACACTGGCGTCCAGAGGCAGGTAAGAAACTGCTGATGTCAACTGTAAAATTTGAGTCACttaactggttttgtttgtttttaaactagGATGGAGAAGAAGAATTTAACCGTGCTAAACTGCTGAATATAGGATTCACGGAGGCTTTGAAAGAGTATGACTATGATTGCTTTGTGTTTAGTGACGTAGACCTCATCCCAATGGATGACAGGAACACCTACAAATGTTACAGCCAGCCACGGCACCTCTCTGTATCCATGGATAAATTTGGATTTCGGTGAGACGCCTTTTGGAGGGGGATTTTGCTCCTAATACTGCCCTTAGCCTAGCAGAGCAGGCACTGCATTACACCTCCCCGCCCACCACTGAAAGCATGGGAAAATGTCTCTGGCAAAAGCCTGTCTTGGCGTGTGCATCCCTGCAGGGAGCGGGTGCCTGCGAGCAGgatgggctggaggggaggaagggggagaaacGCAGCTGAGCAGTTTATTAAAATTCACAGCTTCTGGAAAGTGAAACATAGGGcgagggagaaaaaaaacaagagccCGTCATTTTGCAGATGTCCACGTATCCCTTCTTGTGTTTCAGGCTGGAAGTTGGAAGATGGCTAGTGTTTCCACCCAGTCTGAAAAGTGAGACTGTCTCAGAGTGAGAATTATGTGCAGCTTTAAAAAGATTGCATCAGTTGCTATTTTaagagcaaaagaaatatttttggctgTTCAATTTTGGGCCACAGAGAAACCTGCCCTGCTATCTGGgaagaacacagaaagaaatgcctttCAGCACACATTCGGGCTCAGCAGCCTGCTGAAAACAaattcttgcttttcctttatttttttctcctacccCAAATCCTCAAGGGGATTTCAAAAGCTTGTCTATGCAGTGAAAAATGGATGTGACCCTATGGTGGCCATTACTGCTAAAGATACAACAGTGGCATTGGTGGCAAGACCCCTGCATGGCTCTGCTCCAGACTCAAGCCCTTCTCTGAGCACGATCAGCACTGTAGCAGCTGTGATTGTTTTCTTGTACCCAGGTGAAGCTTAGAGCAAAAATGGGGGTCCTAGGGGTTTCTTCTGCTTGTTGAAGAACAGGCAGGGTCTGTGGTAGGTCCTGGTAATCCTTGCATGGGCCCTCTCCTGGTGCTGTGGTTCTGAAATTCACCTGTACCTGGTTGCCTGGTGAATCGTCCCCTGTTAAGAGCTGGTCACCCTGCCAGCACAGTTtgagaagcagagctgcaggaagagaAATCTCTGTGGCACCTCTGATGATTCACTCCCAGGGTATGCATGTCACCATGCAAGGTGATGGGCATCTCGCCAGCCTGTCCTTTCAGTATACTTCTTAGTGCAGGACTGCAGCTGTTAACCAGTTGCAAAATACTTGCCAGCTATATTTGTGACTGGGCCCACCAGCACCCTCTGCCTTGGGCAAGTCCAGGACACCAAAACACGTGCTGTTCCTCACTGCAGGGAGGTACCCTGCAGCTGATGCAGGCTCACTATGGGCTGGGAtaaagggcagcagcagcccctttTTTGGACAGGCAGGCTGTTCCTTGGCTGACACCTCTTCTCCTCTAATGGCCTTATCTTTCTGCTTCCAGGTTGCCTTACAACCAGTATTTTGGAGGTGTGTCTGCCTTGAGCAAAGAGCAGTTCACAAAGATCAATGGGTTCCCAAATAATTACTGGGGCTGGGGTGGTGAAGATGACGACATTTACAACAGGTAAATAGCTACTGCCCTACCATCCAAAGTGCTTCCAGGGTGGGGATGAGCACAGACCTGCTGCTCTTGCCCGAGTATTCATGGGTGCAGGGTGTCTTTTCACCCCAGCTGTGGGAGCCTCCCATCTAGGTGGGGGACTGATGTGATATGTGGGCGATCAGCAAAAGCATGTTCTTGCTGGGTGCTGCCACCCCTTTTCATAGCTCCCACCACGTGCTGGGCAGTGGGTCTGGCTGGAAATATCTCACCCTCAGCTCACATGTGCATCGTCTGATTGCTGTGCAGCCTTGTAGGCATCAAGGCCATGGTGCTGGTTGGAGCAGCCTCCTCACTTAGGGGCCTCCTCACACTGGCCAAAGGAAGTGGACTTGGGGTGCACAGCAGGGTGCAGGGAAAAGATTTTGACCCAGCCTGAGTCTGCATCCTGGTAGCAAAACCTTTTGTTCCCAGGAGAACTTCGTTTGTCCTACAGTGACTCTAAATAACACTGTAAGCTGCCACTTCCTGCCTGGCAGGAAGCTGAGCAAAGCTCagaactgcaggagaagaggaaggtgtTTGCACAAGGCAGGCTGGGACCATCCCTGCCTGAAAAGGGGGGCAGAAAGTGGGTGTGGAGTTGTTCTACCTTACAGCTTCATGTCCCCAGGGCAGTTACTGTGGGGAAGCCCCCAGGGTGGTCGCTGCGAGAAATCATTGTGGGGACTTAGGTTTGGGAAGCCCTCTTGATGTTTTTTGATGGCAAAACCACTCTGCAtggtctcttctccaggcttgcCATGCTCTTCTGAGCTTCAGTAAGGGTCTTCATAAAAAGTTTCTGAGTTTCAGCGTTTTTGTTTAATACAAGCAAGTCCCGGTGGGGCAGGGCATTCTGAAAAAGGTGGTACCCCTCTCTTTTTAGAGCACTCGGGTTTTGAGGAGCAGAAGATGCTATGTAGAAATTAGAAGGGAGAcacaaagaggaagaaactgGGTACTTTTTCAGCATTGCTGACAGTGAACTGCTGGTCCCTTACAGGGATTTTGCAAACAAAGACAGGCTTCCCCTTGCCCAGCAGGTACCAGCGGGGACCATTGTGGCACTGACCATGTGTGTCCATCCATGCTGCTTCACCACCATTCACTTGTTTTTACCAGCATTTGCATCtttcacaccaaaaaaaccccacgaaTGCTGTTCTGGCTCCTTTCCAGGTGGGTTAAAAACTAGATGCCTCCCATTCAAATTCCAGtctgcagcctggaggagggTGAATTGGGCCCATGGTGCTGGTGAGGGTGTGGTGAATTATCAGATCCCTAGTATTGGCAGGGGGATGTCTTTTCCCCGTGCTGACTTGCCGACTGGGTTTTTCCTGTCACTGTCAGCCAGCCTGCATACACACCttaaaggaaggaggaggaaaaaaaggatgcacGCACACACACATAAACCAAAGGTTATTTGTGGAAGAGTGCCCCGCATCTGTTTTATGTCACAGGTATTcagtgtatttgtttttttcaggctggtGTTTAAAGGCATGAGGATATCCCGCCCAGATGCCATCATTGGGAAGTGCAGGATGATTCGGCATTCCCGGGACAGGAAGAACGAACCCAACCCTGAGAGGTGCGTCCACCCCGTCCCGCTGCGGGCTCACGGCTCTAAGCTGCCTCTTCCCCTCGCCAGTAAATCACTTCATCGCAGACCTTTTCCCCAACATTTCACTAAGGCAGAAACGCCCTTATTTGTTAGTTTGcttgtttttgggttttttgtttttgtttatttctgaaatgtatCAAATTAAGCTCCCAGCAGTTCTTTTCAGCTTGTCCTTGGAGAAACTGTGCTCCAGTTCTAACCTTGAAAAGGACCTGGGTGATTAAAAAGCTTGGCTGCTTTTTCCTGGCTAAAATTTGACCCCAAAGGCCTGCGTTTTCGCACTGGTCTGGCTGGCTGGCCAAACCTGAGAGTTTATGGGACCTGTTCTTCTTAAAACACCGGAGATGTTGCCTTTAGAAGTGTCAGGCTAAGTTCGTGTAGTTTTaacacttcttttccttttgttctttgttccctctcctccttccacaGGTTTGACCGAATTGCCCATACGAGGGAGACAATGAACTCTGATGGCTTAAACACACTGTCCTACAAGGTGTTAAGAACTGACAAGTACCCTCTGTATACAAAGATCACAGTGGATATTGGCTCACCAAAAAGCTAACATCAAAGACAAAAGAGAGACCTTGCCTATTTTGCCCAGGACATCAGGCCTCACTGATGCTTTTTATCTCCTGGTTTTCTAAAAGTTTCAGtgaacaacagcaacaacaaaaaggcCTCTTTTGACATACCAAAGCATCTTCAAATGGGTTGgatgaaacctttttttttttttttttttttttaattccaaacgTGACTTTACACAATTTTTTAACTCTTCATTGTTTTATAAGTCCAGAAGCTGTACATAAGAGTTGCACATATTTGCATTACCAGAAAATGTTGAATCTGATCTGTCTGCTGCAGTGCTCCCCATGTTGAGTTAATTTTTTGACCAAAATTTTGCTGTGGTGCATTAAGCAGCTGCTTCCCAtgatattttagtatttttaatggGATGGATGAAAACATTCCTTTTAATCAATTTCTGGTTTCACTTTATGAAGGACAGTAAATTGCTGCTAAAATCCTACAAGTTTACGCTTtgcattagattttttttaatggagacaatattgtatatttttttctcatagtgaccaaaaccaaacatcatctgtgtgtgcagagcaagTGTTGAACAATCAAGTCTGGTTTCAAT encodes the following:
- the B4GALT1 gene encoding beta-1,4-galactosyltransferase 1, whose amino-acid sequence is MKESSLPGTSLQRACRLLVAFCALHLSATLLYYLADSALGPPGSPEPPPRRPPPANLSLPFSRSPPPASHTRSSPASPPPPGLCPEPSPLLVGALRVEFSQPVNLEEVARINPEVKAGGHFAPKDCIALQKVAIIIPFRNREEHLKYWLYYLHPILQRQQLDYGVYVINQDGEEEFNRAKLLNIGFTEALKEYDYDCFVFSDVDLIPMDDRNTYKCYSQPRHLSVSMDKFGFRLPYNQYFGGVSALSKEQFTKINGFPNNYWGWGGEDDDIYNRLVFKGMRISRPDAIIGKCRMIRHSRDRKNEPNPERFDRIAHTRETMNSDGLNTLSYKVLRTDKYPLYTKITVDIGSPKS